A single window of Psychromonas ingrahamii 37 DNA harbors:
- a CDS encoding PfaD family polyunsaturated fatty acid/polyketide biosynthesis protein encodes MSALGFNTDNQINWVWKVSPATINSDPQAIKDCLMDLHKPVYLVQQAESLGVSQQIDADGSEAVLAFAQALNPEDLGDPAFKKSYGLKYAYHGGAMANGISSVELVKALGKAGFLCSFGAAGLVPDALEKAIKAIQTALPNGPFAVNLIHAPSEEALERGAVERFLKLGVKVVEASAYLALTEHIVYYRLAGLSENADGSVNIGNKVIAKVSRTEVGRRFMEPAPKKLVDKLLVQGKITPLQAALSERVPMADDITAEADSGGHTDNRPFVTLLPSIIALRDEIQEKYNFSPALRIGAGGGIGTPQATLAAFNMGAAYIVVGSVNQACIEAGASEHTRKLLADVEMADVTMAPAADMFEMGVKLQVVKRGSMFAMRANKLYDLYMAYPSIEAIPTLEREKIEKQIFRKNLDAVWADTIAFFHERDPAMLERAQTNPKRKMALIFRWYLGLSSRWSNEGEAGREMDYQIWAGPSLGAFNSWVKGSYLEDYTQRKAVDVALHLLKGSAYLQRINQLKLQGVTLAQSLSGYYPS; translated from the coding sequence ATGTCAGCTTTAGGTTTTAATACAGACAATCAAATTAACTGGGTATGGAAAGTCAGTCCGGCAACCATAAACAGTGATCCGCAGGCTATTAAAGATTGCTTAATGGATTTGCACAAACCCGTCTACCTTGTACAACAGGCTGAAAGTTTAGGGGTAAGTCAGCAGATTGACGCCGATGGCAGTGAGGCAGTACTCGCCTTTGCACAGGCGCTTAATCCGGAAGATCTCGGCGATCCGGCCTTTAAGAAGAGCTACGGTCTAAAATATGCCTATCACGGCGGGGCGATGGCCAATGGTATCTCTTCCGTAGAATTAGTCAAGGCCCTCGGCAAAGCAGGATTTTTATGCTCCTTTGGTGCGGCGGGTTTAGTGCCCGACGCGCTTGAAAAGGCAATCAAAGCTATTCAAACGGCCTTACCAAACGGCCCCTTTGCGGTCAACCTGATTCATGCTCCCAGCGAAGAAGCCTTAGAGCGCGGCGCCGTTGAACGTTTTCTAAAACTCGGTGTTAAAGTGGTCGAAGCATCGGCCTATTTAGCCTTAACTGAGCATATTGTCTACTACCGTTTAGCCGGTTTATCGGAAAATGCCGATGGCAGCGTTAATATCGGCAACAAAGTGATTGCCAAGGTATCGCGCACTGAAGTCGGACGGCGTTTTATGGAGCCGGCACCGAAAAAGTTGGTTGATAAATTACTTGTACAGGGCAAAATTACACCTCTGCAGGCAGCGCTTTCAGAGCGTGTGCCGATGGCCGACGACATCACCGCCGAAGCTGATTCCGGCGGGCACACGGATAACCGTCCGTTTGTAACTTTGCTACCTTCTATTATCGCTCTGCGTGATGAAATTCAGGAAAAATACAATTTTTCACCTGCTCTGCGGATTGGCGCTGGTGGGGGAATAGGTACCCCGCAGGCAACTCTGGCGGCGTTTAATATGGGGGCTGCCTACATTGTTGTCGGCAGTGTTAATCAGGCCTGTATTGAAGCTGGCGCCTCGGAGCATACGCGCAAATTATTAGCCGATGTTGAGATGGCCGATGTGACCATGGCGCCCGCCGCAGATATGTTTGAAATGGGGGTTAAATTACAAGTGGTTAAACGTGGCTCGATGTTTGCCATGCGCGCCAATAAACTCTATGACTTGTATATGGCTTATCCGTCAATCGAAGCGATTCCAACCCTTGAGCGTGAGAAAATTGAAAAACAGATTTTTCGCAAAAACTTAGATGCAGTGTGGGCAGATACTATCGCTTTTTTCCACGAGCGCGATCCCGCCATGCTCGAGCGCGCGCAAACTAACCCTAAACGTAAAATGGCACTGATTTTCCGCTGGTACTTAGGACTTTCATCGCGTTGGTCGAACGAAGGAGAAGCTGGCCGTGAAATGGATTATCAAATATGGGCAGGCCCAAGTTTAGGTGCGTTTAATAGTTGGGTGAAGGGCAGTTATTTAGAGGACTACACACAGCGTAAAGCGGTTGATGTGGCGCTGCATCTGTTAAAAGGCAGTGCCTATTTACAACGAATTAATCAGCTTAAACTGCAGGGCGTTACATTAGCGCAAAGTTTGTCGGGGTATTACCCGAGCTAA